In Desulfovibrio sp. 86, the following proteins share a genomic window:
- a CDS encoding L-lactate permease, translating into MAWTQVYDPMGGPVWSALVAGIPLISLFYMLAVRRAKGHYAAALAVALAFLLALFVWGMPTSTAFSALTYGAAFGLFPIIWIVVTAVWVYNMTVESGEFEYIKESLARLTDDRRLQAIFIAFAFGSFIEGTAGFGTPVAITAAMLVGLGFRPLYAAGICLIANTAPVAFGAIGIPIIVGAQVSGLNEMTVSQIVGRQLPFLSILVPLWLCCVMCGFRRAMEVLPAILVAGVAFAGSQFLFSNFHGPTLPDIMSALITIVALVLLLRVWKPAHIWRFEGEQESKLEGAAPAFGVVLRAWLPYIILAIMVFLWGLPQFKNMLNAIPGAVMKFSWPGLDGMVEKTAPIVAKNSNYPAVFMFNWLSAGGTAILLAGFIAVPFMPGYSFGKAVACFFRTIYQLRFPILTIAMILGLAYLMNYSGMSSTMGIAFTLTGSLFPLFSPILGWLGVFLTGSDTSSNALFCGMQRSTAEVVGMDPNLAVAANSSGGVTGKMISPQSISVATAATNLVGQEGDLFRFTLGHSVAMTLFICALTYLQAGVLHWMLPS; encoded by the coding sequence ATGGCATGGACGCAAGTTTACGATCCGATGGGCGGCCCCGTATGGTCCGCTCTGGTGGCGGGAATTCCACTCATCAGCCTTTTTTACATGTTGGCGGTTCGACGCGCCAAAGGTCACTACGCTGCGGCTCTGGCCGTGGCCCTGGCCTTCCTTCTCGCCCTCTTTGTTTGGGGCATGCCCACGAGCACGGCATTCAGCGCGCTGACCTACGGCGCGGCCTTCGGCCTCTTCCCGATCATCTGGATTGTTGTCACAGCCGTGTGGGTGTACAACATGACCGTGGAATCAGGCGAATTTGAGTACATCAAGGAATCGCTTGCCCGCCTGACGGACGACCGCCGTCTGCAGGCCATCTTTATCGCCTTTGCCTTCGGTTCGTTCATTGAAGGCACGGCCGGCTTCGGCACCCCGGTGGCCATCACCGCAGCCATGCTGGTGGGCTTGGGCTTCAGACCCCTGTACGCCGCCGGTATCTGCCTGATCGCCAACACCGCCCCCGTGGCTTTCGGCGCCATCGGCATTCCGATCATCGTGGGCGCGCAGGTTTCCGGTCTGAACGAAATGACCGTGAGTCAGATCGTGGGCCGCCAGCTGCCCTTCCTGTCCATTCTTGTGCCCCTGTGGCTCTGCTGCGTCATGTGCGGTTTCCGCCGCGCCATGGAAGTGCTGCCCGCCATTCTCGTGGCCGGTGTGGCCTTTGCCGGTTCGCAGTTCCTGTTCTCCAACTTCCACGGCCCGACCCTGCCCGACATCATGTCGGCCCTGATCACCATCGTCGCCCTGGTGCTGCTGCTGCGCGTGTGGAAGCCCGCCCACATCTGGCGTTTCGAAGGCGAGCAGGAAAGCAAGCTTGAAGGCGCTGCCCCGGCTTTTGGCGTGGTGTTGCGCGCATGGCTGCCCTATATCATTCTGGCCATCATGGTCTTTTTGTGGGGCCTGCCCCAGTTCAAGAACATGCTGAACGCCATCCCCGGCGCGGTCATGAAGTTCTCCTGGCCCGGCCTGGACGGCATGGTTGAAAAGACCGCCCCCATCGTGGCCAAGAACAGCAATTACCCCGCCGTCTTCATGTTTAACTGGCTGTCAGCTGGCGGTACCGCCATCCTGCTGGCCGGTTTCATCGCCGTGCCCTTCATGCCCGGCTATTCCTTCGGCAAGGCGGTGGCCTGCTTCTTCCGCACCATTTACCAGTTGCGCTTCCCCATTCTGACCATCGCCATGATTCTTGGCCTGGCCTACCTCATGAACTACTCTGGCATGAGCTCCACAATGGGTATCGCCTTCACCCTGACCGGCTCCCTGTTCCCGCTGTTCTCGCCCATCCTGGGCTGGCTCGGCGTGTTCCTGACCGGTTCGGACACCTCCTCCAACGCCCTCTTCTGCGGTATGCAGCGTTCCACCGCCGAAGTGGTGGGCATGGACCCCAACCTGGCCGTGGCCGCCAACTCCTCCGGTGGTGTTACGGGTAAGATGATTTCGCCCCAGTCCATCAGTGTGGCCACCGCGGCTACCAATCTGGTGGGCCAGGAAGGCGACCTCTTCCGCTTCACCCTGGGTCACAGTGTCGCCATGACCCTGTTCATCTGCGCGCTCACCTACCTGCAGGCCGGCGTGCTGCACTGGATGCTTCCTTCCTAG
- a CDS encoding glycosyltransferase family 2 protein, translating into MSVPAVSVIMNCLNSSRDLREAMDSVMAQTFTDFEIVFWDNGSTDESPAIARSYGEKVRYFRGETTVPLGAGRNLALAQARGRYIAFLDCDDIWRPRKLELQVGLFEANPRVGLVSTDTEIFDGKRVIKRLFAETRPERGMAFAALMERQWISMSSAMVRAEALAGLSGRGVPTGQGENGGWFDESLNVCEEADVFYRIAHDWELDHVDEPLTVWRVHGANTTFRKFGQFADETLRILDKHRRLYPGYDQEHAGLVLLLTRRAAFQKAVALWREGRNAEARKAMAPWRNSGKKYQMFWWASFLPGGCFDAAARLYFALPAFLRR; encoded by the coding sequence ATGAGCGTTCCCGCCGTTTCTGTCATCATGAACTGCCTCAACAGCTCCCGCGACCTGCGCGAAGCTATGGACAGCGTCATGGCCCAGACGTTCACGGATTTTGAAATCGTTTTCTGGGACAATGGCTCCACGGATGAAAGCCCCGCCATTGCCAGAAGCTATGGCGAAAAAGTGCGCTATTTCAGGGGCGAAACCACGGTGCCGCTTGGCGCGGGCCGTAATCTCGCTCTGGCGCAGGCCAGAGGGCGGTATATCGCCTTTCTGGACTGCGACGACATCTGGCGGCCCCGCAAACTGGAACTTCAGGTGGGGCTGTTTGAGGCCAATCCCCGCGTGGGGCTGGTCAGCACAGACACGGAAATTTTCGACGGCAAAAGAGTCATCAAGCGCCTGTTCGCCGAAACGCGTCCCGAACGCGGCATGGCCTTTGCCGCCCTGATGGAACGGCAGTGGATTTCCATGTCGTCAGCCATGGTTCGGGCCGAGGCCCTTGCCGGGCTTTCCGGGCGCGGCGTGCCCACAGGGCAGGGGGAAAACGGCGGCTGGTTTGATGAAAGCCTCAACGTCTGCGAAGAAGCCGACGTTTTTTACCGCATTGCCCACGACTGGGAACTGGACCATGTGGACGAGCCGCTCACGGTGTGGCGCGTGCATGGGGCAAACACAACCTTTCGCAAGTTCGGCCAGTTTGCGGACGAAACCCTGCGCATTCTGGACAAACACCGCCGCCTCTACCCTGGCTATGACCAGGAGCACGCCGGACTTGTGCTTCTGCTTACCCGCCGGGCCGCCTTTCAAAAGGCCGTGGCCCTGTGGCGCGAAGGCAGAAACGCCGAGGCGCGCAAAGCCATGGCCCCCTGGCGCAACAGCGGCAAAAAATACCAGATGTTCTGGTGGGCCAGCTTTTTGCCGGGTGGGTGCTTTGACGCGGCCGCCCGCCTGTATTTTGCCCTTCCTGCCTTTCTTCGCCGGTAA
- a CDS encoding GtrA family protein, whose protein sequence is MRRNSRGSEALSGAGLRPPGASDLAAFVRALLARRWVRFGMVGGAASLSYILLGLLFVNLWGMPVLAGNALAYALSFIVSYLGQSLWTFQTAGPGSGLSHWAMLPRFAATQALGLGFNSAIIWLLMRLGLSYEVAMPMAVLLVPVMVYLLCKYWVFRQRAGMEQAARPAGQAASSGHPPTNEEKP, encoded by the coding sequence GTGCGCCGGAATAGTCGGGGCAGTGAAGCGTTGAGCGGCGCAGGTTTGCGGCCGCCCGGCGCATCTGACCTTGCCGCCTTCGTAAGGGCCCTGCTGGCCAGACGCTGGGTGCGCTTCGGCATGGTGGGCGGGGCGGCCAGCCTTTCGTACATCCTGCTGGGCCTGCTGTTCGTCAACCTGTGGGGCATGCCCGTTCTGGCAGGCAATGCCCTGGCCTATGCGTTGAGCTTCATCGTTTCCTACCTGGGGCAGAGCCTGTGGACCTTCCAGACCGCCGGGCCGGGAAGCGGGCTCTCCCACTGGGCCATGCTGCCGCGTTTCGCCGCCACCCAGGCGCTGGGACTTGGCTTCAACTCCGCCATCATCTGGCTGCTCATGCGGCTTGGCCTGTCCTATGAGGTGGCCATGCCCATGGCCGTGCTGCTTGTGCCGGTCATGGTCTATCTTTTGTGCAAGTACTGGGTGTTCCGTCAGCGTGCCGGGATGGAACAGGCTGCCCGGCCTGCCGGCCAGGCGGCTTCGTCCGGCCATCCCCCAACCAACGAGGAAAAACCATGA
- a CDS encoding DegT/DnrJ/EryC1/StrS family aminotransferase yields MSMRLSRSIVGEAEARAVSRVLLEDGYLGMGNEVRLFEEEVAQYLGVRPDQVITTNTGTAALHLAVDAVAAQCSVPGKPEVLVPSLTFVASFQAISAAGCVPVACDVLTETGTLDLADAEKRLTPNTIALMYVDYASNPWRLDEVYDFARRKGLRVVEDAAHAFGCKHDGRKIGSFGDMVCFSFDGIKNITCGEGGCLVAFDAEAGRLASDARLLSVEDDAQKRFAGARSWDPDVKRQGWRYHMSNIMAAIGRVQLSRLDAEFIPARRALAARYAERLSGVPGVALLRTDPRDFVVPHIMPVRVLDGRKDAVKEALAAQGLPTGVHYKPNHLLSYFGHGESLPATEQLYAELVTLPMHPGLTVEDVDAVCAGIVGAVKR; encoded by the coding sequence ATGTCCATGCGTCTTTCCCGTTCCATAGTGGGTGAAGCAGAAGCCCGTGCCGTCAGCCGTGTTCTTCTTGAAGACGGCTATCTTGGCATGGGCAATGAAGTGCGCCTTTTTGAAGAAGAAGTGGCCCAATATCTCGGCGTAAGGCCGGATCAGGTCATTACAACCAATACGGGCACGGCGGCCCTGCATCTGGCCGTAGACGCCGTGGCCGCCCAGTGCTCTGTGCCCGGCAAGCCCGAAGTGCTTGTGCCCTCCCTGACCTTTGTGGCGTCCTTTCAGGCCATCAGCGCCGCAGGCTGCGTGCCTGTGGCCTGCGACGTGCTGACCGAAACCGGCACCCTTGATCTGGCCGACGCCGAAAAACGCCTTACCCCCAATACCATTGCCCTCATGTACGTGGACTATGCCAGCAACCCCTGGCGTCTCGACGAGGTCTATGACTTTGCCCGCCGCAAGGGGCTGCGCGTCGTTGAAGACGCCGCCCACGCGTTCGGCTGCAAGCATGACGGCCGCAAGATCGGCAGTTTCGGCGATATGGTCTGCTTCAGCTTTGACGGCATCAAGAATATCACCTGCGGCGAAGGCGGCTGCCTGGTGGCTTTTGACGCCGAAGCCGGGCGGCTGGCCTCCGACGCCCGCCTGCTCTCTGTGGAAGACGACGCGCAAAAGCGTTTTGCCGGAGCCCGCTCCTGGGATCCCGACGTGAAGCGGCAGGGCTGGCGTTACCATATGAGCAACATTATGGCCGCCATCGGTCGCGTGCAGCTTTCGCGCCTGGACGCGGAATTCATCCCTGCACGGCGCGCCCTTGCGGCCCGCTATGCCGAACGCCTGTCCGGCGTGCCGGGCGTGGCCCTGCTGCGCACCGACCCCCGCGACTTCGTGGTGCCCCACATCATGCCGGTGCGCGTGCTCGACGGCCGCAAGGATGCGGTGAAGGAAGCTCTGGCCGCCCAGGGTCTGCCCACGGGCGTCCATTACAAGCCCAATCATCTTTTGAGTTACTTCGGCCATGGTGAAAGCCTGCCCGCCACCGAACAGCTGTACGCCGAGTTGGTGACGCTGCCCATGCATCCCGGTCTGACCGTGGAAGATGTGGATGCCGTGTGCGCCGGAATAGTCGGGGCAGTGAAGCGTTGA
- a CDS encoding chemotaxis protein CheW, with translation MDHIADTAFERSVEDGHEGDRLQLVTFHIAGEEFGVDILSVQEIIRPMQITMVPHAARFIEGVINLRGKVIPVINMRTRFNMPALERDSDTRIVVMEFDQKIVGFLVDGVSEVLRIPASTVEPAPPVICGIGSEYIRGVGKLDDRLLILLDLDTLLSEMNAEAG, from the coding sequence ATGGATCATATAGCGGATACCGCGTTTGAGCGGAGCGTTGAAGACGGGCACGAAGGCGACAGGCTGCAGCTGGTCACCTTTCACATAGCCGGAGAAGAATTTGGCGTGGACATCCTTTCCGTGCAGGAAATCATCCGGCCCATGCAGATAACCATGGTGCCGCATGCGGCGCGCTTCATTGAAGGCGTCATCAATCTGCGGGGCAAGGTCATACCCGTCATCAACATGCGCACCCGTTTCAATATGCCCGCCCTGGAACGCGACAGCGACACCCGTATCGTGGTGATGGAATTTGACCAGAAAATCGTGGGCTTTCTGGTGGACGGCGTTTCAGAGGTGCTGCGCATTCCCGCGTCCACGGTGGAGCCCGCCCCGCCCGTAATCTGCGGCATCGGCTCGGAATATATCAGGGGCGTGGGCAAGCTTGACGACCGCCTGCTTATTCTGCTTGACCTTGACACGTTATTGAGCGAAATGAACGCCGAAGCGGGCTAG
- a CDS encoding response regulator has product MSIRTLIKTSNMAQLVVVLMLGLCIIWLGRSLSEVNGLLHNYYRVASLLVEIGNTPRESYHAALDYLSTGDDAHLERWRRLLREARGEAPRPDTASAAPGECVALAALVDHLEADASTRAQMHALLAQVDTFNIMTEDVVNLALGQKPDSNATADAAWSARPGPQAALRMMRDCNLARLPDAIAADASKLGSTQYADLFVRLDTREALLRWAMLAAMGGLILLGASALGNACIFITRVANPLDRVIGYAESVAAGLDPAPLQLRHRDELAGMFASLQRMKDTLFSRISELKEVEMWARKSRQQAIQARSQALTSLELAQRASHVQDDFLRRISHEIRTPLNAIIGMSYLSLQTDLSGVQRDYLAHINKSGSVLLDMVNRILDFSSASEGSMRMERRVFDLPGFLELLRQSVAGTALEKRLLLSVVRDTSIPATVAGDERHLEEVLRILLDNAVKYTVRGSVALRVQRADEPAATEGALRLTFVVEDSGPGLREEDWKKLFEPFALGDESMTRSRSGLGLGLALARQLVSLMGGELEVFSVPGEGSRFFFSVDVDTVDTFSLSAGSAEKMPLARPVRPAGGSSGIFFTGAQSPAGEPGGRMRAMSEIGVLPEADATPETGVGPEAAAVRPAVAAEGVKAPDQAEFPPRTVLVVEDNDINAQIARELLQQAGLNVVLAANGQEALDRLKAPAHTDIALVLMDVQMPVMDGLEATRRIRREGFAPVDLPVIAMTAHADMSSRMDGKDVGMNAYLTKPVNPETLYTCLEKWLPGGLRRNPFRKARAGDARPPDPQAGSFLSNSGEEDSHARCLQAIKARMKGQHNPVINIEAGLATVGNDRKLYLELLFRFVEHYGDSAVRLRDMLRDGDLDAASRLAHTVKGVAANLGVERILRLTRMMENALPDTPLDPGLLNAFEAEMARVLESVQGVKGLDRETRSGNLQLAEEHRTALLALLGELPQRAERDWGGVENALETLIPLMEGTPHAEEVAAILVAVKDFDMDGMTDKACRLRKKLLRGQA; this is encoded by the coding sequence ATGAGCATCAGAACCCTCATCAAAACTTCCAACATGGCGCAACTGGTCGTGGTTCTCATGCTTGGCCTGTGCATCATATGGCTCGGACGCAGCCTGTCCGAGGTCAACGGGCTTCTGCACAACTATTACCGTGTTGCGAGCCTGCTTGTCGAAATAGGCAACACCCCGCGTGAAAGCTACCACGCCGCCCTTGACTACCTTTCCACTGGCGATGACGCCCACCTTGAACGCTGGCGACGTCTTCTGCGTGAGGCGCGGGGCGAGGCGCCCCGTCCTGATACGGCAAGCGCGGCTCCGGGCGAATGTGTGGCGCTGGCCGCCCTGGTGGACCATCTTGAGGCGGACGCGTCCACACGCGCGCAGATGCACGCTCTTCTGGCGCAGGTGGACACGTTCAACATCATGACCGAGGACGTCGTCAATCTTGCCCTTGGGCAGAAGCCGGACTCCAATGCAACGGCGGACGCCGCCTGGAGCGCCCGCCCCGGCCCGCAAGCCGCCCTGCGCATGATGCGCGACTGCAATCTGGCCCGTCTGCCGGACGCCATTGCCGCAGACGCCAGCAAGCTCGGCAGCACGCAGTACGCCGACCTTTTTGTCCGCCTGGACACGCGTGAGGCCCTTCTGCGCTGGGCCATGCTGGCAGCCATGGGCGGCCTGATCCTGCTTGGGGCCTCCGCGCTGGGCAATGCCTGCATTTTCATAACGCGTGTGGCCAATCCCCTGGACAGGGTGATCGGCTATGCCGAAAGCGTTGCCGCAGGGCTTGATCCCGCGCCACTGCAACTCAGGCACAGGGACGAACTGGCGGGCATGTTCGCCTCGTTGCAGCGCATGAAGGACACGCTTTTTTCGCGCATCAGCGAATTGAAAGAAGTGGAAATGTGGGCGCGCAAAAGCCGCCAGCAGGCCATACAGGCGCGGTCGCAGGCGCTCACGTCGCTGGAGCTCGCCCAGCGGGCCTCCCACGTGCAGGACGATTTTTTACGCCGCATCAGCCATGAAATACGCACGCCGCTCAATGCCATCATCGGCATGAGCTACCTCAGCCTGCAGACGGATCTCAGCGGCGTGCAGCGCGACTATCTTGCCCATATCAACAAATCCGGAAGCGTGCTGCTGGACATGGTCAACAGGATTCTGGATTTTTCCAGCGCCAGCGAAGGGTCCATGCGTATGGAGCGCAGGGTTTTCGACTTGCCGGGCTTTCTGGAACTGCTGCGTCAGAGCGTGGCGGGCACGGCTCTGGAAAAGCGCCTTTTGCTCAGTGTGGTGCGGGATACGTCCATTCCGGCCACCGTGGCGGGTGATGAGCGCCATCTGGAAGAGGTGCTGCGCATCCTGCTGGACAATGCCGTCAAATACACTGTGCGCGGCAGCGTCGCCTTGCGCGTGCAGCGGGCGGACGAACCCGCCGCCACAGAAGGAGCCCTGCGGCTGACCTTTGTGGTGGAGGACAGCGGCCCCGGCCTGCGCGAAGAGGATTGGAAAAAGCTTTTCGAGCCCTTTGCCCTTGGGGACGAGTCCATGACGCGGTCGCGCAGCGGTCTGGGCCTGGGGCTTGCGCTGGCGCGACAGCTGGTCAGCCTTATGGGTGGCGAACTTGAGGTGTTCAGCGTGCCGGGAGAGGGCAGCCGCTTCTTCTTTTCGGTGGATGTGGATACGGTGGACACCTTCAGCCTGTCTGCCGGTTCTGCGGAAAAAATGCCCCTTGCCCGGCCCGTGCGCCCTGCCGGCGGCTCGTCCGGGATTTTTTTCACCGGGGCGCAGAGTCCGGCAGGCGAGCCAGGCGGCCGCATGCGGGCCATGTCCGAAATCGGCGTCTTGCCCGAAGCTGACGCCACGCCCGAAACTGGCGTTGGCCCCGAAGCCGCGGCAGTCCGGCCAGCCGTGGCGGCAGAGGGCGTGAAGGCCCCGGATCAGGCCGAATTTCCGCCCCGTACGGTGCTGGTGGTGGAAGACAATGACATCAACGCGCAAATCGCGCGTGAACTGCTGCAACAGGCGGGATTGAACGTCGTGCTGGCGGCCAACGGGCAGGAAGCCCTGGACCGGCTGAAAGCGCCAGCGCACACGGACATCGCTCTGGTGCTGATGGATGTGCAGATGCCGGTCATGGACGGTCTTGAGGCCACAAGGCGCATCCGTCGCGAGGGGTTCGCCCCGGTGGACCTGCCTGTCATTGCCATGACGGCCCATGCGGACATGTCTTCGCGCATGGACGGCAAGGATGTGGGCATGAATGCCTATCTCACCAAGCCCGTAAATCCTGAAACGCTCTATACGTGCCTTGAAAAATGGCTGCCGGGCGGGCTCCGCCGCAATCCTTTCAGAAAAGCGCGTGCCGGGGACGCACGGCCGCCAGACCCGCAGGCGGGTTCTTTTCTTTCAAACTCCGGTGAGGAAGACAGCCATGCCAGGTGTCTGCAGGCCATCAAGGCCCGCATGAAGGGGCAGCACAACCCCGTCATCAATATTGAAGCCGGTCTTGCCACCGTGGGCAATGACAGAAAACTGTATCTTGAGCTTTTGTTCCGTTTTGTGGAACACTATGGCGACAGCGCCGTCCGGCTGCGCGACATGCTGCGTGACGGCGATCTTGATGCCGCCTCCCGTCTGGCGCATACCGTCAAGGGCGTGGCCGCCAATCTGGGGGTGGAGCGCATCCTCCGCCTGACCCGCATGATGGAAAACGCGCTGCCGGATACCCCGCTGGATCCGGGGCTGCTCAACGCCTTTGAGGCGGAAATGGCGCGTGTGCTCGAATCTGTTCAGGGCGTAAAGGGCCTTGACCGTGAAACCAGAAGCGGCAATCTGCAACTCGCCGAAGAACACCGCACCGCGCTGCTGGCCCTGCTGGGCGAACTGCCCCAACGTGCGGAAAGGGACTGGGGCGGGGTGGAAAACGCGCTGGAAACGCTGATCCCGCTGATGGAAGGCACGCCCCATGCTGAAGAAGTGGCGGCCATACTGGTGGCTGTCAAGGATTTTGATATGGACGGCATGACCGACAAAGCCTGCCGTTTGCGCAAAAAGCTGCTGCGCGGGCAAGCCTGA